In a single window of the Elaeis guineensis isolate ETL-2024a chromosome 4, EG11, whole genome shotgun sequence genome:
- the LOC105042765 gene encoding uncharacterized protein isoform X1: MLDLSPAGRTRNPAGRTRTVSRAQLFVPSLRGWLPLSLKNTAIQSDLLNPFHGFPLPEISGGTIVVQLPYGGQAGNKIWRYCTLTFTIRRKRTLGNQDHQLSRAVKTLAKSPLFARDPRHLQFEADVNRLFLYTSYNRLGKDADEKDADEIIDMASKASVADQQKQVQENIHLQIKNICRSMDDILIGDLKSISNSQNGSRWSGLSFATGREAASTKQSAQVVSATRPLTRQELSQSLKDHIGYTLEVKPSQIRHEEAGQGLFITGEADVGAVIAFYPGVIYSPAYYRNIPGYPRIDASNSYLITRYDGLVINAQPWGVGGESREVWDGFYQPRFRPNPSEEIEKRSDRFWRMLSKPLESNYRGNYEVIERRNPLAFGHFANHPPKGTSPNVMICPYDFPITEEMRPYIPNLAFGSEENVTMKRFGTFWFRYGGSGDGKGDVAVLKTIVLVATRALSDEELFLNYRLSNQMRRPVWYTPVDEEEDRRRWS; encoded by the exons ATGCTCGATCTGTCACCAGCCGGCAGGACACGCAACCCAGCCGGCAGGACACGCACCGTCTCCCGAGCGCAGCTATTTGTCCCGTCCTTAAGGGGGTGGCTGCCTTTGTCTCTCAAGAACACAGCGATTCAATCAGATCTGCTGAATCCATTCCATGGCTTTCCTCTTCCAGAAATTTCAGGAG GTACAATTGTTGTGCAGCTTCCATATGGAGGGCAAGCAGGCAATAAGATATGGAGATATTGTACTTTAACTTTTACAATTAG GAGAAAGAGGACTCTTGGAAATCAAGATCATCAATTATCAAGA GCTGTTAAAACTCTTGCAAAGAGTCCCCTGTTTGCTCGAGATCCAAGACATCTTCAGTTTGAAGCTGATGTGAATCGTCTCTTTCTTTATACTAG CTATAATCGTTTGGGAAAAGATGCTGATGAAAAGGATGCAGATGAGATCATTGACATGGCAAGCAAAGCCTCTGTCGCTGATCAGCAGAAACAAGTCCAAGAAAACATACATCTTCAGATTAAAAACATATGTAGGTCAATGGATGACATTCTTATTGGTGATCTAAAAAGCATCTCTAATTCGCAGAATGGCTCTCGATGGAGTGGACTGAGTTTTGCCACTGGTAGAGAAGCGGCATCTACTAAACAGTCTG CACAGGTTGTGTCTGCGACACGACCACTCACCCGCCAGGAATTATCACAAAGTCTGAAGGATCACATTGGCTACACTCTTGAAGTCAAACCATCTCAAATTCGTCATGAGGAAGCTGGCCAAGGTTTATTCATCACTGGAGAAGCTGATGTTGGAGCTGTCATAGCCTTCTACCCTGGGGTAATATATTCACCAGCTTATTATCGGAATATTCCTGGGTACCCGAGAATTGATGCTTCCAACTCCTACTTAATTACAAGGTATGATGGGCTTGTTATCAATGCACAGCCATGGGGAGTTGGTGGTGAAAGTCGAGAAGTATGGGATGGATTTTACCAGCCAAGATTCAGGCCAAATCCATCCGAAGAAATTGAGAAGCGTTCTGACCGGTTCTGGAGAATGCTTAGCAAGCCATTAGAAAGCAATTACAGAGGAAATTATGAAGTAATCGAGCGTCGGAACCCTCTTGCCTTTGGCCATTTTGCCAACCATCCGCCGAAAGGAACAAGTCCAAATGTCATGATCTGCCCATATGATTTCCCAATAACCGAAGAGATGAGACCCTATATTCCTAACCTTGCATTTGGAAGCGAAGAGAATGTTACAATGAAGAGATTTGGAACCTTTTGGTTTAGATATGGTGGTTCTGGTGATGGCAAGGGTGATGTAGCTGTCTTAAAGACAATTGTGCTGGTGGCAACAAGGGCTTTAAGTGATGAAGAACTGTTTTTGAACTACAGGCTGAGCAATCAAATGAGACGGCCAGTTTGGTATACTCCAGTTGATGAAGAAGAAGATCGGCGAAGATGGAGCTAA
- the LOC105042765 gene encoding uncharacterized protein isoform X2: protein MLDLSPAGRTRNPAGRTRTVSRAQLFVPSLRGWLPLSLKNTAIQSDLLNPFHGFPLPEISGGTIVVQLPYGGQAGNKIWRYCTLTFTIRYLAVKTLAKSPLFARDPRHLQFEADVNRLFLYTSYNRLGKDADEKDADEIIDMASKASVADQQKQVQENIHLQIKNICRSMDDILIGDLKSISNSQNGSRWSGLSFATGREAASTKQSAQVVSATRPLTRQELSQSLKDHIGYTLEVKPSQIRHEEAGQGLFITGEADVGAVIAFYPGVIYSPAYYRNIPGYPRIDASNSYLITRYDGLVINAQPWGVGGESREVWDGFYQPRFRPNPSEEIEKRSDRFWRMLSKPLESNYRGNYEVIERRNPLAFGHFANHPPKGTSPNVMICPYDFPITEEMRPYIPNLAFGSEENVTMKRFGTFWFRYGGSGDGKGDVAVLKTIVLVATRALSDEELFLNYRLSNQMRRPVWYTPVDEEEDRRRWS from the exons ATGCTCGATCTGTCACCAGCCGGCAGGACACGCAACCCAGCCGGCAGGACACGCACCGTCTCCCGAGCGCAGCTATTTGTCCCGTCCTTAAGGGGGTGGCTGCCTTTGTCTCTCAAGAACACAGCGATTCAATCAGATCTGCTGAATCCATTCCATGGCTTTCCTCTTCCAGAAATTTCAGGAG GTACAATTGTTGTGCAGCTTCCATATGGAGGGCAAGCAGGCAATAAGATATGGAGATATTGTACTTTAACTTTTACAATTAGGTATTTG GCTGTTAAAACTCTTGCAAAGAGTCCCCTGTTTGCTCGAGATCCAAGACATCTTCAGTTTGAAGCTGATGTGAATCGTCTCTTTCTTTATACTAG CTATAATCGTTTGGGAAAAGATGCTGATGAAAAGGATGCAGATGAGATCATTGACATGGCAAGCAAAGCCTCTGTCGCTGATCAGCAGAAACAAGTCCAAGAAAACATACATCTTCAGATTAAAAACATATGTAGGTCAATGGATGACATTCTTATTGGTGATCTAAAAAGCATCTCTAATTCGCAGAATGGCTCTCGATGGAGTGGACTGAGTTTTGCCACTGGTAGAGAAGCGGCATCTACTAAACAGTCTG CACAGGTTGTGTCTGCGACACGACCACTCACCCGCCAGGAATTATCACAAAGTCTGAAGGATCACATTGGCTACACTCTTGAAGTCAAACCATCTCAAATTCGTCATGAGGAAGCTGGCCAAGGTTTATTCATCACTGGAGAAGCTGATGTTGGAGCTGTCATAGCCTTCTACCCTGGGGTAATATATTCACCAGCTTATTATCGGAATATTCCTGGGTACCCGAGAATTGATGCTTCCAACTCCTACTTAATTACAAGGTATGATGGGCTTGTTATCAATGCACAGCCATGGGGAGTTGGTGGTGAAAGTCGAGAAGTATGGGATGGATTTTACCAGCCAAGATTCAGGCCAAATCCATCCGAAGAAATTGAGAAGCGTTCTGACCGGTTCTGGAGAATGCTTAGCAAGCCATTAGAAAGCAATTACAGAGGAAATTATGAAGTAATCGAGCGTCGGAACCCTCTTGCCTTTGGCCATTTTGCCAACCATCCGCCGAAAGGAACAAGTCCAAATGTCATGATCTGCCCATATGATTTCCCAATAACCGAAGAGATGAGACCCTATATTCCTAACCTTGCATTTGGAAGCGAAGAGAATGTTACAATGAAGAGATTTGGAACCTTTTGGTTTAGATATGGTGGTTCTGGTGATGGCAAGGGTGATGTAGCTGTCTTAAAGACAATTGTGCTGGTGGCAACAAGGGCTTTAAGTGATGAAGAACTGTTTTTGAACTACAGGCTGAGCAATCAAATGAGACGGCCAGTTTGGTATACTCCAGTTGATGAAGAAGAAGATCGGCGAAGATGGAGCTAA
- the LOC105042765 gene encoding uncharacterized protein isoform X3: MAFLFQKFQEAVKTLAKSPLFARDPRHLQFEADVNRLFLYTSYNRLGKDADEKDADEIIDMASKASVADQQKQVQENIHLQIKNICRSMDDILIGDLKSISNSQNGSRWSGLSFATGREAASTKQSAQVVSATRPLTRQELSQSLKDHIGYTLEVKPSQIRHEEAGQGLFITGEADVGAVIAFYPGVIYSPAYYRNIPGYPRIDASNSYLITRYDGLVINAQPWGVGGESREVWDGFYQPRFRPNPSEEIEKRSDRFWRMLSKPLESNYRGNYEVIERRNPLAFGHFANHPPKGTSPNVMICPYDFPITEEMRPYIPNLAFGSEENVTMKRFGTFWFRYGGSGDGKGDVAVLKTIVLVATRALSDEELFLNYRLSNQMRRPVWYTPVDEEEDRRRWS, from the exons ATGGCTTTCCTCTTCCAGAAATTTCAGGAG GCTGTTAAAACTCTTGCAAAGAGTCCCCTGTTTGCTCGAGATCCAAGACATCTTCAGTTTGAAGCTGATGTGAATCGTCTCTTTCTTTATACTAG CTATAATCGTTTGGGAAAAGATGCTGATGAAAAGGATGCAGATGAGATCATTGACATGGCAAGCAAAGCCTCTGTCGCTGATCAGCAGAAACAAGTCCAAGAAAACATACATCTTCAGATTAAAAACATATGTAGGTCAATGGATGACATTCTTATTGGTGATCTAAAAAGCATCTCTAATTCGCAGAATGGCTCTCGATGGAGTGGACTGAGTTTTGCCACTGGTAGAGAAGCGGCATCTACTAAACAGTCTG CACAGGTTGTGTCTGCGACACGACCACTCACCCGCCAGGAATTATCACAAAGTCTGAAGGATCACATTGGCTACACTCTTGAAGTCAAACCATCTCAAATTCGTCATGAGGAAGCTGGCCAAGGTTTATTCATCACTGGAGAAGCTGATGTTGGAGCTGTCATAGCCTTCTACCCTGGGGTAATATATTCACCAGCTTATTATCGGAATATTCCTGGGTACCCGAGAATTGATGCTTCCAACTCCTACTTAATTACAAGGTATGATGGGCTTGTTATCAATGCACAGCCATGGGGAGTTGGTGGTGAAAGTCGAGAAGTATGGGATGGATTTTACCAGCCAAGATTCAGGCCAAATCCATCCGAAGAAATTGAGAAGCGTTCTGACCGGTTCTGGAGAATGCTTAGCAAGCCATTAGAAAGCAATTACAGAGGAAATTATGAAGTAATCGAGCGTCGGAACCCTCTTGCCTTTGGCCATTTTGCCAACCATCCGCCGAAAGGAACAAGTCCAAATGTCATGATCTGCCCATATGATTTCCCAATAACCGAAGAGATGAGACCCTATATTCCTAACCTTGCATTTGGAAGCGAAGAGAATGTTACAATGAAGAGATTTGGAACCTTTTGGTTTAGATATGGTGGTTCTGGTGATGGCAAGGGTGATGTAGCTGTCTTAAAGACAATTGTGCTGGTGGCAACAAGGGCTTTAAGTGATGAAGAACTGTTTTTGAACTACAGGCTGAGCAATCAAATGAGACGGCCAGTTTGGTATACTCCAGTTGATGAAGAAGAAGATCGGCGAAGATGGAGCTAA